The Flavobacterium sp. 140616W15 sequence TATAATACTATCTTTTTCGGTTAAAATAATAGGAATTGAAGTGTTGTTACTAAATATCTGAAGGGGTAATTCAACATCACTATTTTCATCCGCATTAATCAAAGTTTTTTGAGCATTTGCCCAAAGATTCATTTTTAGCCGTTCTTCATTTTTAAAAATCTGAAAAAAGGTATAAGTGTTCCAAAGGATTAAGGAAATAATCAAAAAGGAAGCGCAAATAATGATCCAGCGGGTTGTATTTCTTCTTTCTGAAAAAAACATAAATTAAATTTTGAGGTATAAATATAACGAAATAAACACACTATATATTTTGTATGCAGACAAAGATTTTTATTTTTAAAATGAATAGACTTCTTTTGAAACTTAAACGATTTATGTACTTTTGTTGTCTTCTAAAACGATTAGAAAAATAAAAGTATGATTAGTATTGATCCAAAGGAAATTCCGACAGCAAAATTACAAGGCTATTTACAAAGTGCGGTTGGACCGAGGCCTATTGCTTTTGCAAGTACTATAGATAAAGACGGAAAACCGAATTTATCACCATTTAGTTTTTTTAATGTTTTTAGTGCCAATCCACCAATTTTAGTTTTTTCACCCTCTCGAAGAGTACGTGATAATTCTATAAAACATACTTTAATAAATGCTGAAGCAACACGTGAGGTCGTTATTAATGTAGTTAATTATGATATTGTGCAACAAACATCGTTAGCAAGTACAGAATATGCTGATGGAGTTAATGAATTTATAAAATCGGGATTAACACAAATTCCATCAGACATAGTAAAGCCATACAGAGTTAAAGAGTCTCCTGTACAGTTTGAATGCAAAGTAACTCAGATTATTCCGTTAGGAACAGAAGGAGGAGCAGGAAATCTAATTCTTTGTGAAGTAGTTAAAATTCATATTCACGAGGAGATATTAGATGAAAATGGAGCAATAGATCAACATAAAATTGACTTGGTTTCTCGCTTAGGAAGTAATTGGTATTCAAGATCAAATCAAGGACTTTTTGAAGTCGAAAAACCGCTTACAACCCTGGGAATAGGAGTAGATGCTGTACCTGATTTTGTAAAAGCAAGTTCTGTTTTTGATGGGAATGACTTAGGTAAATTAGGGAATATTGAAGCCTTGCCTACAACAGAAGAAGTTAGTATATTTGTGAAAGAAAACTTTTCTGTGAAAGGTGTGTTGAGTTCAGATGATGAGGTTAAAGTGCACCAAGAAGCTAAAAAGTATCTAAATGAAAACGATGTAATATCGGCTTGGAAAGTACTTTTAGCTAAAAAAATAAAAAAATAAATAACAATTAAATAAAAACGGAGATGGAAGTTACAGGAAAAGTAAAAGTTGTTAATCCAGAACAACAAGTTAGTGCATCATTCAAGAAAAGAGAACTTGTAGTTACTACAGAAGAGCAATATCCTCAACACATCATGATCGAATTTACTCAAGATAAATGCGATTTGTTGAGTAATTATAAAACAGGAGATCCAGTAAAAGTTTCAATTAACTTAAGAGGAAGAGAATGGGTTAATCCACAAGGAGAAACTAGATATTTTAATAGTATTCAAGGATGGAGAATCGAAAGATTAGATGCTGCTCCAGCTCAAACACCTCCAATGCCTGCTGCAGAAGCTTTTGCTCCAGCAACAAACTTAAACGAAGACGAACCAGATGATTTACCATTTTAATCAATAGGTTTTGATTTTATAATAAGCAAACCCGGCAATTTTTAAAATTTGTCGGGTTTTATATTTTATTTAGAGATGTATCATTTATCTGAAGTTTTATTTTTTCCACCAGTTTCAGAAGCCAATTATGATGGGGTTTTGGCAATTGGAGGAGATTTATCTACTGAGCGATTGCAATTGGCTTATTGTAGCGGAATTTTTCCTTGGTTTAATGAAGGTGAGCCTATAGTTTGGTGGTCACCTGACCCTAGAATGGTTTTGTTTTTGGATGAATTAATCGTATCCAAAAGTATGCGTAATATTCTTAACAGAAATAGTTTTAAGGTCACGTTCAATCAAAATTTTAGAGATGTAATTTCGAATTGCCAGAAGACTAAACGTGATGGTCAAAATGGAACATGGATTTCTAATAACATGATCGAAGCCTATTGTAAACTTCATGAAATGGGCTTTGCAAAATCGGTTGAGGTATGGGAAAATGATGAATTGGTAGGTGGCTTATACGGAGTAGATTTAGGACATGTTTTTTGTGGAGAAAGTATGTTCTCGAAAGTATCAAATGCATCCAAAGTTGCTTTTATTGCCTTAGTGACTCAATTAAAAAAGGAGAATTATAAACTTTTGGATTGTCAGGTTTATAATCCACATTTAGAAAGTTTAGGTTGTCGTGAAATTGAGCGTGAAGTCTTTATGGAAATTTTAAAATAATGGAAGGATTTAGCATTGAAAATCAGATTATATTTTTAAAATAGTATTTAATTGACTTTAGTCAAAAGCAATGAAGCATTATTAAAATCATACAAAGCGTTGACTAAATCTCGATATTCAGTATATTTTTCTTTCTCTAAATAAGTAAAATTATAAAATTCTTCGACTGTTATTTTTACAGTATTTCCTTCGACTTTTGCGCTAGATTTAAACAAACCGATAACTTCCTTGTTATCGTTTGTAATCTCTTTGTTAAAAGTCAAATTAGCAACATTTTTGACGCTAAAACCTGCTGGGATATTTAAATTGATATAGTTTATATTTTTCTTTGGATAAGATAATACGATTGGGTTTGTTCTATTGATTTCCTGATATAAACTGGCTTGCTTTCCTAAAACTTTTCCAATTGTAATTAAGTTATTTTTTCCTGCATTTTCTATCCATGATTCTTTTACTTTTACATCACTGTTGATAGTAAAAGGTTTTTCAGGAGTATAATTATTTTTATATTCTTTATTCTCAAAATTATATTTCTGGACTTCGACATCAATATCACTAAAAATATTGTTTTTAACAAAATCATTGATTTTATCTTGAGGAATATATTTGACAATATATCTAAAATAAGAAGCAAGATAGCCAGTAAATGTACTTTTTTTATTCACTAAAACCGTTTCCATATCATCGTCAATCGTAATACTACTAGTTATTTCTGTAATATTATCATCCATTAAAACATTTTCGATTTTCTTGAACTCATATGTAACCTGCTTACGAGGTTCTTGATTAAAATAAACAGCATCATTGTTGACAGAAAGAGCACTTGGCTGTCCATAAGGCATCCAGAATTGAAAAGGCGCGAGATATTTTTTTGTTTCGGGAATGTAGATTAAAATTTCCGATAGAGCTTCAGGAATAACATTTTCTTTATCAAATTTGTCGTCAAATTTATCTGTCGAAGCTGCAAATTGATATTTAATTTTAAGATAATCTAAAACATCTTTATAAAAATATAAAACCATATTTGATGTCATCTTTTTGGTTTCGATCACTTTCTTATAATTATACTGTTTGTCAATTTCAATATTCTCTTTTAAAAATGTATCTATGATTTCTATTTTTTCATCAGTTGTAATTGCTGAGTCATTTAATTTTAAATCTTCTACGAAACCTTTAATCATTGATTTAGCATTTACACCATCTGCAAAACTATAAAGAGAATTATAATAGCTGATATAATTATATGCTTTGGATGTGTTAATGAAATAATAAACTTTTGCAAGATTAGCCATATTTGTAGCATTTCTTTCAAACTTATAAGCAGGTAAATTAGATGCTGTGTAAATTGTAGTTTTATCTATACTTTGATTTTTCATTCCATTATAGGCCGCTGTGTATGTATATGCCTGCCCAATTTTATTGATTTGAAATTTAGCGTCAAGAACAGGAATGTCTCTTTGAAAATATTCTGAACCACTAAAATCTGGATAATCTTTTATTACATAATAGTATTCAATAATGTCACCTTTTTCAACACCTTCAAAAGCAAATTGCTTTTCGCTGGTTCCTTGCTTTTCTACAATTCTCTCTTTCGGAAGTTCTTCAATTTTTCCATTAGGTTTAATAACACGGACTCTTAAATCTCTGTAATCTCTTACATAACGATTGTTTATTGCTACTTTATTATATTCACTAATTCCTGTTTCAGATAAAATTTTTATAGCTTGATGTTTTACAATAAAAGCTTTGTAGGCATAGCCTCCCACTTTGTTTTCATAAAGTCTATAGTCTTTTAAAACAACTGCTGGATACGTAGCAAATTCAGCAGGAATTTCTTGAAATTTAGGGACCTCATCCCATTTGTAGTTTTTTACCTCTTCTTCTTGAGCGAATGAAATTTGTGCAAGTAATATGGTGATGAAGAAAATTAGTTTTTTCATTTTTTTATGAGAATAATATTTTGATTGTATTGTTTCGTAATGTTTTTGATAGCAATGTTCCATGTTTCAAAATTGTTTTTCTCAATTAGTAATGTATCCATTGTCATTTCTTGATTTATTATAATCGTATTATTAACTTTTTTGTAGGTTATACTTGCTGTAAAAAAGGCATTAGTGAAATTAAAATTTTCAGGTAAAAAATCTATAGTATATCCTTGTGGGATAACAAATTCATACTCGAAATTATATGATTTTTTGAAGTCATTTTCAAGAGGAGTTTTTCTTTTCTCAACATTAATTCTTGCATCTGAATAAGGGAAGAATAAGATTGGTTTAAAAAGTAGTTGATTGTCTGTTTTTTTAATCCATTTGTCTAATTCAAATTGATATCGGATTTCAAGTGGGATTTGAGATAAATCATCATTTTTAATATCAACATTTGATGTTTGAATATTCTGGATAAAACGTGCAAAATAACCTTTTAACATTTCATTTTTATCAGTTGAAGCTTTATATGTACTAATAAATTGCGTTTTCAAAAAACCATTTAAATTAAAATTTGCTTGACCAATTAATGAATTCGAATTAAATTCTATCTTTAGCTTGCCGTTCGTTTTATTTTGATCAGAAGGGATAACTGGAACGGTGGTAATTTTGTATTTTAAATCGTCTATTTTTGTTAAGGCTTCTTTTCCTTGTATGAATGGAGTTACATTTGGAAATAAAGAGTATTGGCCAGTTGCATCCAAGAACAAGTCTTGGTTGTTAATTCGGGCAACTGTAATCATATGATTGTCTACAATTGGGCTTGGAACATTTTTATAGGTATAATTATTATGGCGAGTTCCAATCCATGCTATATTAGACTCTATACCGGCGTAACGAAGCATTTCATTTAGTAAGTTGGCCATATCCTTACAATCGCCATACTTTTTTTGCAATACAGAAGCTGCTTCTCGCGGAATGTATCCTCCCATTCCGTCTTCAAAAGCAACATAGTTTATTTTACTTTGAACATAATCAAAAATTACTTTAGCTTTGTCAAAATCTTTTGTTAGACCAGTAATCAGTTCTGCTGTTTTTTCTTTTACCTGAGTTTGGTCTTGTTTGTTGATGTCTTTAATTGTTTGTGCGTAGAAACGATAAAGATTATCTATAGTTCCAACAACATTCTGAGTGCCTGAATTATTTTTGTAGTTTTTAATATAAAAAATCAAATGTGGGCTGTAATATGAAAAATTGGGAGAACTACTTTCTTTTTCTTCTTTTTCGATGTTTACCATTTGCCATGAGTAAATTGTAAAATCACCATTAATTTCTTTTGTAAATTCTATGTTTTCATTACTAGTATTACCCTGAATGATGTAGCCAATTTCTATGTCTTTTGAAACTTTTAGAATAACTCTTGATGATTTGCAATCGAGGTAATCTTTGAAATAATAGCTTTCTAAAAACTGAGGTTTTTGATATTCTTTTTTGTATAAAGAATAGGTTTGTGAGCCCTCTTCAATATTTGGAAAAGTGTAATATCTGAATTTCATGTCATGAACAAATATGTTGCCTATTTCACGATCTTCAGTTCCAATATACGAAACTTTATGCTTTTTATTGTTTGGAGAAATACTATAAGCTTCAATGTCAAAAACTTTTTCAAAAGAGTCTGCATAGTTTATTTTGTTTCCTAAAATAGATTTGTCATCTTTATCACCAACCCATCTTTTTTCAGCTGAAGAAAGAATAATTGAAGGAAGATTATTTTTTACAGTAATATTATAGGAAGATTGTTTTTCTGCTATATATGATTTTTGCTTTGTACTTTGGGCTGTACCTGAAAAAAAACTAAAAAAAAGAAAGGAAAGAAAGATTGTAATTTTTTAATCATTTAGGAATACAATTTGTGGCTTTTAAATAAATTTAACGACAATATTAGTAAATTAAATTAATTTAAAGAGTAATAACCAATAAGTTTTCTTAATTGATTTTTCCTGCTTAAAAATTCAGTTTAGTAAAGTCCCAGTTTAGTGTATTATAAAGGATTAATTCGTTATTTAAAGTTGGTAAATTTAGAATTAATTTTAATGTTTCGTGTGCCATCATAGTTCCAATTATTCCAGGCAATGTTCCTAGAACTCCATTTAAATTACAATTTGGAACGTCTTTAGGATTGGGCATTTCAGGAAATAAATCACGTAAATTTTTACTTCCATTATGGTTAAAAACGGCCACTTGCCCTTCAAATTTTAAAATACTCCCATAAACCAATGTTTTGTTTAAGCTCACACAAGTATCATTAACTAAATAACGGGTTCCAAAATTATCAGATCCATCTACTACAATATCAAAATCGTGTATAATATTAAATGCATTTTCAAGAGTTAGTTTTTCTTCAAAAGGGACAACAGTAATTAATGGATTTAGCTTTTTGACTACAGCTTTAGCAGTTGGAGTTTTGGCTTGACCAATGGTATCTTCAGTATATAAAATTTGGCGATGTAAATTATGAATCTCTATTAAATCAAAATCTACAATACCTATTGTTCCGACTCCTGCGGTTGCTAAATATTGTAAAATAGGACAGCCCAAGCCACCAGCACCAATGACTAGTACTTTAGCTTGTTTTATTTTGTCTTGTCCAATATCACCAATTTCAGGTAACATCATTTGGCGATTATAGCGTAAAAAATCTTGTATAATGCTCATTTTAATTTAGGTCTTAGAGTTAGAAAGTTATGATGTCAAAAGTTAAAAGTCAAACTATAAAGTAAAGTTGAGGGCTTTAAGACTTTTGGTTATATGTTCTATCCCAATCTTTCCAAACGGGT is a genomic window containing:
- a CDS encoding flavin reductase family protein, with the protein product MISIDPKEIPTAKLQGYLQSAVGPRPIAFASTIDKDGKPNLSPFSFFNVFSANPPILVFSPSRRVRDNSIKHTLINAEATREVVINVVNYDIVQQTSLASTEYADGVNEFIKSGLTQIPSDIVKPYRVKESPVQFECKVTQIIPLGTEGGAGNLILCEVVKIHIHEEILDENGAIDQHKIDLVSRLGSNWYSRSNQGLFEVEKPLTTLGIGVDAVPDFVKASSVFDGNDLGKLGNIEALPTTEEVSIFVKENFSVKGVLSSDDEVKVHQEAKKYLNENDVISAWKVLLAKKIKK
- a CDS encoding DUF3127 domain-containing protein; its protein translation is MEVTGKVKVVNPEQQVSASFKKRELVVTTEEQYPQHIMIEFTQDKCDLLSNYKTGDPVKVSINLRGREWVNPQGETRYFNSIQGWRIERLDAAPAQTPPMPAAEAFAPATNLNEDEPDDLPF
- the aat gene encoding leucyl/phenylalanyl-tRNA--protein transferase, with protein sequence MYHLSEVLFFPPVSEANYDGVLAIGGDLSTERLQLAYCSGIFPWFNEGEPIVWWSPDPRMVLFLDELIVSKSMRNILNRNSFKVTFNQNFRDVISNCQKTKRDGQNGTWISNNMIEAYCKLHEMGFAKSVEVWENDELVGGLYGVDLGHVFCGESMFSKVSNASKVAFIALVTQLKKENYKLLDCQVYNPHLESLGCREIEREVFMEILK
- a CDS encoding DUF3857 domain-containing protein, which gives rise to MKKLIFFITILLAQISFAQEEEVKNYKWDEVPKFQEIPAEFATYPAVVLKDYRLYENKVGGYAYKAFIVKHQAIKILSETGISEYNKVAINNRYVRDYRDLRVRVIKPNGKIEELPKERIVEKQGTSEKQFAFEGVEKGDIIEYYYVIKDYPDFSGSEYFQRDIPVLDAKFQINKIGQAYTYTAAYNGMKNQSIDKTTIYTASNLPAYKFERNATNMANLAKVYYFINTSKAYNYISYYNSLYSFADGVNAKSMIKGFVEDLKLNDSAITTDEKIEIIDTFLKENIEIDKQYNYKKVIETKKMTSNMVLYFYKDVLDYLKIKYQFAASTDKFDDKFDKENVIPEALSEILIYIPETKKYLAPFQFWMPYGQPSALSVNNDAVYFNQEPRKQVTYEFKKIENVLMDDNITEITSSITIDDDMETVLVNKKSTFTGYLASYFRYIVKYIPQDKINDFVKNNIFSDIDVEVQKYNFENKEYKNNYTPEKPFTINSDVKVKESWIENAGKNNLITIGKVLGKQASLYQEINRTNPIVLSYPKKNINYINLNIPAGFSVKNVANLTFNKEITNDNKEVIGLFKSSAKVEGNTVKITVEEFYNFTYLEKEKYTEYRDLVNALYDFNNASLLLTKVN
- a CDS encoding transglutaminase domain-containing protein; this translates as MTIFLSFLFFSFFSGTAQSTKQKSYIAEKQSSYNITVKNNLPSIILSSAEKRWVGDKDDKSILGNKINYADSFEKVFDIEAYSISPNNKKHKVSYIGTEDREIGNIFVHDMKFRYYTFPNIEEGSQTYSLYKKEYQKPQFLESYYFKDYLDCKSSRVILKVSKDIEIGYIIQGNTSNENIEFTKEINGDFTIYSWQMVNIEKEEKESSSPNFSYYSPHLIFYIKNYKNNSGTQNVVGTIDNLYRFYAQTIKDINKQDQTQVKEKTAELITGLTKDFDKAKVIFDYVQSKINYVAFEDGMGGYIPREAASVLQKKYGDCKDMANLLNEMLRYAGIESNIAWIGTRHNNYTYKNVPSPIVDNHMITVARINNQDLFLDATGQYSLFPNVTPFIQGKEALTKIDDLKYKITTVPVIPSDQNKTNGKLKIEFNSNSLIGQANFNLNGFLKTQFISTYKASTDKNEMLKGYFARFIQNIQTSNVDIKNDDLSQIPLEIRYQFELDKWIKKTDNQLLFKPILFFPYSDARINVEKRKTPLENDFKKSYNFEYEFVIPQGYTIDFLPENFNFTNAFFTASITYKKVNNTIIINQEMTMDTLLIEKNNFETWNIAIKNITKQYNQNIILIKK
- a CDS encoding HesA/MoeB/ThiF family protein, which codes for MSIIQDFLRYNRQMMLPEIGDIGQDKIKQAKVLVIGAGGLGCPILQYLATAGVGTIGIVDFDLIEIHNLHRQILYTEDTIGQAKTPTAKAVVKKLNPLITVVPFEEKLTLENAFNIIHDFDIVVDGSDNFGTRYLVNDTCVSLNKTLVYGSILKFEGQVAVFNHNGSKNLRDLFPEMPNPKDVPNCNLNGVLGTLPGIIGTMMAHETLKLILNLPTLNNELILYNTLNWDFTKLNF